Genomic DNA from Methanofollis sp. W23:
TCTAACCCAGATCATGCCATAGTCTATGTTGATGGTCTCTTATGTGGAGGAACAAATGGCTGGGTCTATGATCTCCTGGCAGGCAGCCATACCGTCGAGGTCAGAAAAGAAGGGTATCATCCCGCTTCCAAGACTGTCCAGGTCTACGACGGGCAGACAACCAAAGTCGCCTTCGAACTGACTGCCGAGACGGGGACGCTCGAGGTGACCTCGTCGCCGCCGGGCGCCAGGGTTTACATCGACGGTTACTACAAAGGCACGACCTCCGAGACCACGGGCCTCCTCACCATATCCGACGCACCCGCCGGCACCCGGCAGGTCAAGGTCGTCAAGAACGACTATGCACCCTACATCGCCACCGTAACGATCGAGGTCGACCAGACGACCGCCCTCACCGCCACCCTGAACAACGACGACCTGGAAGAGGACGGCCTGCTCGACTACGATGAGACAAACGGGTTCCTCGACGGCTTCGGCAACCGCCACACCACCGATCCGTTCGAGATCGACACCGACGGAGACGGTCTCTCCGACGGTTACGAGGCCGGCCCCTCGATTACCATCGACGGCAAGACCTATCACAAGCAGCGCAGCGATCCGAATAAGGCCGACACCGATGGGGATGGGTTGGATGACTGGGATGAAGATTATCTAGAGACAGATCCATTTAATAGAGATACAGATTTTGATTTCATTATTGATGGTGTAGATGATGCTCCTTTAACACCGGTCTACATCTCTGTTCCTCTGAATAAGTTAATTGAAAAAAGAAACGCAACTTTGGGTTCAGTTTTTGGAGAAACTGGCATCACAGGCGGATCGATGAATTGGATCGTAGGAGATGATGTCGCATCTTCTCCTGCTTATTTTATCGGCTGGATGGCATCTGGCTATTTTGCAGTAGGTGATCTCCGTGATACTCTTGAGGCGTTGTACCAAGGCGACACCGTAGGAGCGGGTTTAAACGCGCTCGGTATCGTTCCCCTTGCAGGAGATGGCGAACGATCGGCAAATGCCCTGAGAAAGGTTGTCACCAAATATCCTGGCAAAGCTGCGGATCTGGGACGATATCTCCTAAAACAGGATGTTGTTCAGAGGATTCCGAGCGAGTCTCTCCAGTTGTTTGTACTGGATCGCTGCTTTGACGGCGGCGCAACGGCGCTGCGAGGCCTCAATGTCCCGATGGTGCGGATACTCGAAGTCGGTAAGATCGATGGAATTCATCTGGCGCGGCATGCCGATGCACTGGAGATTGTTCGGGGATCTTCGCGAATGGTTGATAAAGAAGGGACTGTTGCAGAGATCATTGCTGAGAGGACTATATTGAATACTCTCTATCCAAATTCTGTGTATGCATTCTACTCTGACGTAAAATTGAGAAATGCAAACAATATGGTACTCGGAGAGATCGATACTGTTATTGTAAGAGAGAACAACGTCGTAGCGATCGTGCAAACAAAAACGGGTCGAAAGGCAGCAGATCATGCAAGGGATCAACTTAGCCGGGATCTGGATGTTATCGATGACCGATACCGGTTTATTTCCACAGATAAACCTGACCTTACACCTGCACAGTTCAGAGTTGTTGAATTAGATACCGTTACTGTGGGTCCGAAAGACGGCAACGGATTCGATCACGTCGTTGAGTACACAAATCGCGAACTGCATGAACTTTACAGAACAATCACAGGATGAGATATCATGGGAATGGACTTTGAAATCCAGAAGCCGGACGGTACTCGCGAGTACGTTACCATGATGAGTTATGGTTCATTTGGTGACATTAGTCGTGTAGGGAAGATTGCGGGACTCGACCTAGATGAATATGATCGGATCACTGAATATTCTGGGTTAGAGGAAGAATGGGTGATTCAACTGGAGGATGTTCGGAAAATCCTTCTTTTTTATCGAGAGATGCTGAACCTGGTTGAGGAACTGGATCGTAAGGGCATTAGCTTGCTGACCGAAACGGAAGAGCAACGAAGGAAGCGAGAATTGGCAAGGATGCGCACAACTCCCAGAGATCGCTGGAATGGAGTAATTTCGAGCCTTCATCAACTGATTGATCTCTGTGAAAAGGCGATCAAATCCGGAGGTTCGATCGTCATGATTATTTGAACACTTTATTTTTCTTCATCAAGTAAGGTGATCGGGAGATAATTCCTCCACCAAACGCTGGTCGGCCGACTCAGACGACGACGGCCGCTCCGACTACGAAGAGCATTTCGATCCCGACTACGATCCCCTCGTCTACGAGGAGCGCTACGGCCCGATGGAGATGGGCCGCGAGTTCCTCCTCGGTGCGGTCTTCGGGGAGTGGGGCGCTGACGAGCACGACAACATCTACTACCTGGGCGGCTGGATCGCAAGTGGCGTTGTTGTCCTCGGTGACGTGCGGGACATCGCGGCGACGATCTCGCGGGGCGACCTCGTCGGCACCGGCCTCAACCTCGCTGCGGTGATCCCTGGCTACGGAGACGCGGCGAAGGTCTCGGCCATCGTCGGGAAGTTCGTGGTGGTGCATCCGGAGCTGTTGAAGCCCGCGATGGTGTTGATGGTCGGCGTCGCGCCGCATGTGGATGAAGCTGCGGAGACAATCAACGCTCTCCGAAAGGCCCATGGCGACGACGTGATCGATCGGTTGCTGAGGGACGGGATCACCGAGAATGAACTGAAGGTGGTCGTGAACAGCAACGGAAACCTGCTGAGAACACTGGCGGTCGTCAAGAGGGGAGATGGGACGGTCGTCTGGCTGGAGGAAGGAAATAATAAGTGGGGTTGGACTCATATCAAAAAGAAACATATCACCGGCGAAATTCGAGATGGTACCTTGTTCCCGAGTTCGATGACTGAAACAGACGTGAAAAATCTCATATTTGAAACTCTTCGAAACCCGTGCGTGTCTGAAATCAGTATGAAGAACAGCAACCTCCTACACTACCATGATATGGTTCCGCCAAACGGCAAGTACATCAGGGTCGTAACGAACCCCGAGGGGATGATCATATCGGCATATATGGTGAATAAATTGCCATCGGTGTGATTGCCATGGAGACAGAGAAAATTAATTTTTGGATTAAAGACGGATATTTTCACCTTTCATATGGTGGAATATCCCTTACTCAAGCGAAAGACGGATACGATCAGATCATGGATTTCTGTGACTATTTGATAGTGATGATCCACGAGGAGTGCATTCCAAAACTCCTTCGAGGAGAGACCTGCAAAATCGATCTCCTTGACGATCCTCACACCCTGATTTTTGTTTCCAAAGGGGACATGGTCACCATAATCTTTGAGACTGAGGTTACAGAGTGGTTTGAGCCCAGAAAAGAATTTACGGCCCCTCTGGAAGAATGGTTTCGAGCGGTGCAGGAGGTCACTTTAGACTTTATCCAACAAATGCAGGCAGATAAAGAAGAAACGTATGTTATGATTCCGGTATCAACACTCATCGAAGACTATCAGACTACCAAAAAACTACTCCAGAATGCAGGATATCTTATAGAAAGTTAGATCCAGAGAATAACAATTTTCATCCTTTTTTCGCACGTTATTACGGTGTTCAGCTGAAAACTAAAATGCCGACGGCGACGGTCTTCTCGACGGGGTCGATCCCAATCCTACGGACCCTGAAGCAAAACCCGCAGATCCCTCCCTCGTCGAGATGGGACGTGCGATCCTCCTTGGTGCGGTCTTCGGGGAGACCGGGCTTCCGGACGGATCTTTCCACTGTATGGTTGGCGACGAGATCGCCTCCTCCCCGTACTACATGGTCGGCTGGATCGGGTTCTCCTGTATCCCGGTAGCCGGCGGGATCGCCGATATCCGCGACGCCGTCCAGGCGATCATCAACGGCGATGCGGTCGGTGCGGCGATGAACGCCGCCGGGGCGCTCCCTGGGCCGGGTGACGGGGTGAAGGTCACCGGGGCGGTTGCGTGTTTCACCGGCAAGTATCCATGGAAGGCGAAGGAACTCGGCGTCCTCCTCTCGAAGGAGATTATGCCCCATCTCCCGGATTCGATTAAAATCGATGTCTGGAATGTGCTCTATGATGGGGCTGCAAGTCGGCTTATAAAGAAATATGATCTCAATGCCGATGATGTATCGAAACTGACCACGCGCGGCGTTGATCTCTCTGAAGTTACTGTTGCCGTAAAGGTGGGAGATGATGTGGTACCGGTTTTAGGTACTAATCTTGAACATGCGATCGGTCGCCATGTTGACGGTACAGAAAATGTTGGACGACCCGGGACTACCATTTTCCCGACATCGGAGCCAGTGACATCATATGGTATCCCCTATCCGGGCAGTTCCTCCAAAACACCAGAACAAATTAAAGAAAAACTCATCCCGTGGATTGAAGATGCTTTGAAAGCTGATCTTACTGAGTGGCCAAAACAGAGGACGACTGTGAAAAGACATTTCAGTCAATCTGAAATAGATGAATATGGAATATCGGAAGTTAAAGCAATAGTCTACGGAGATGTGGGTGTAGAAACAGTGTTCGCATCCAAGGGACCACAGGTCTTCAGATGGTATAAAGACTGTTGGAATCCAGCAGTGTAGGTGAGATTGATGTTTAAGATCGTCTGGGATAAAGAAGAGGTAAAACAAGAAATAAGATCAAGAGAGGGAGGAAGAGAAAATTCTCTTGGTTTTTGGACGCCAGTTCAAGTTTTTGTAAACGGCTTAGATATAACCGGGCTTGAAGAAGTTCCAAAAGGGCATATTTCTCTTTTTGATGATATCTTCCTTAGTTTTTTTTATGTATTTTATTCTTTAGACCCAGATCACCTGCAAGAAAAAAAATTTCATATGATTTCCAACGTGAAAAACAATATTGATGGAGGAAGTTTTGATCTCTATGTATTCCTGAATAAAGAATCTGACATCGTATCTTTAAAATATCGTAATTTCGTACACCCTGAGTATCATATTGTGGAGATCCCTTTAAAGCAATTCGCAGAAGGAATACTTCAATCAGCAAGTGAAATGCTTGAGGAGGTATTACGCATCGCCCCTGAACTTGAGGACGATGAAAATTACGTCGTGTTAAAAGAAGACATGGACCTCATCCGAAACTGGTATCAAGAGCGGTATGAGAAGACTACAAACACTCTGAATACATCAATAGAGAGAAAACCACTCAGGGTAAAAGAAGGGCGTATCAGATGGATCGGTGTTGAGGGTGCTGACGACGAGGAGATGATCGAATGTGTGCAGAAGATCCTCGACATTACGTTTCCTGACGATTATCTGAGTTATGTAAAAAAATATCCCCATGGTTTCCCCTATCCGTACAATATGATTGTAGACAAAGAGATCAGAGGGGGAAACAGTCAGTTTGTAAATTTTTTAAGTTTTAACCCGAAAGATTCTGTATCGTATATTTTAAATTCATATTATGCAATTAATCGGTCGTCAACAGGTTTTAATCGGATTGTTCCCTTTGCGCAGGCGCTTTATTATGATTTACTCTGTTTTGACTACAGAGAGAACTTTCCCCCACAAATTGTGTACCGGGAATATCATAAAAAAGGGGAAGAAAAGCCGCCTATAACTCTCTGCGAATCGTTCACAGAACTACTTGGCCTTATGAAAAGGTGTGAGTGATCAGTCAGGAAAAGATGGACAATGCTTGCTATGAAAAAAATACACTGGGAAAATACCGAAAAGAAACGGGACGACTTTGACGAGTTGATACCCTGTATCGAGAAAGCATTTCTCCTGACCTTTCCAGAAGATTTTAAAACATGTGCAATTGAAAATGGGGGAGGGAGTCCATCCCCGTGCCGTTTTAACGTGGAAAACAAGAAAGAAAAGAAATTTACAAAATTGCTGAGTCTCAACCCAAGGTCAAAGGACTTCTTCTGGAGACATTACGTAGCTGCAGGATGGCACCCACTAGGCTATAGGGGGGATCCCTATCCAATTGCCCAGGATGCGGAAGGCAACTACATATGTCTGGACTATGAGGGATGTTACCCTCCAAAAATCGTGTATGTAACTGCCAAATGGGCGACAACGGGATGGAAAACAATTATTTCAGATTCTTTTTCAGCGTTTTTAAAGATGCTCTACTGAAATCAAAGGGGGAAAAACTTCAACCCCCCCTCTTGCTCTTAACACCGACGGCGACGGTCTCTCCGATTCGATTGAGTGGAACACCGTCGGCACCGATCTCTGGTCGGCCGACTCAGACGACGACGGCCACTCCGACTACGAAGAGCATTTCGATCCCGACTACGACCCCCTCGTCTACGAAGAGCGCTACGGCCCGATGGAGATGGGCCGCGAGTTTTTCCTCGGTGCGGTCTTCGGGGAGTGGGGCGCTGACGAGCACGACAATATCTTCTACCTGGGCGACTGGATCGCAAGTGGCGTCCTCGGCGACGTGCGGGACATCGCGGCGACGATCTCGCGGGGCGACCTCGTCGGCACCGGCCTGAACCTAGCCGCGCTGATCCCCGGCTACGGTGACATTTCCCCCGCGAAACTTTGCCACCTGAACCCCCAAAAAGAGGTAAGCGCGGGGCGGCATCCTCTCTTGGCAGAGATTTTGGTATGATCTCCTCTGGTATTCCCTTTCTTCAGGCCGATCGAGTTGCGATCACCGATAAATCCCTGTGAGGAAAGGAGAGATCATGACCACAGACCATACACAGAACCGCATCTCGATGCAGATCACGCTCTCCCAGGAGGCGTATGAATTCGTACAGGAATCTGTCTCAGACGCGTCGCGATTAATCGAGTTCTTAATTCTCAGTGCGAAAAACGGACACTCCGCTCTTCAATACATAATTTCACAAAAAGAAGACAATGGGCCCGCTGAGATTCGAACTCAGGACCTCCGCCATGTCAAGGCGACGTCATACCGGCTAGACCACGAGCCCTTTGATGCCTGAACAATCAGACTCTCTATAGATTGCACCTCGTCTCATATAAACTTTGTTGGGAGACGGGCATTTGAAAGGAGAGAGTCGGGGGGACGGGATGCCCCCGCGCCATTCCCCCTCACTCAGAGCGTTGCAAACTTCGCCGAGAAGATCCCGACCTTCGCCCTGATCTCTTCCATGACCGGCGCAGGGACATCGGCATCGACGTTCAGGACCATGATCGCCTCTTCGCCCGGCTTGACCCTGCCGACCTGCATGCCGGCGATGTTGATCCCGGCCTCGCCAAGGATGGTGGAGGCCCGGCCGATCACGCCCGGCTTGTCGAGGTGGCGTGAGATGATCACCGAGCCCTCAGGGACCATGTCCATGGTATAGCCGCCGATGGAGACGATCCTGATCCGGTCCTTCGAGAAGACCGTGCCGCTGACCGTCTCTTCCATCGTGTCGGTCGTGACCTTGAGGGTGATGAGGTTCTTGAAGCCCGCGTCCGCCTTGGTGACCGTCTCGGCCACCTGGATCCCGCGCTCCTTGGCGACATACTCGGCATTGACAAAGTTCACCGGCTCGCGGAGGATCGGGTCGAGCAGACCCTTGAGGATGCTCCTGGTGATGAACCGGTTGGTACGGTTCTCAGAGAGTTCCCCGCCATAGGTGATCTCGATCTTCTCGACCCTGCCGTCGACGAGCTGCCCGACGAGTTTGCCCATCTTCTCGCCCAGGAAGGCGAAGGGCGGGACCTGTTCCTGCCGGTCGGGCGGGACCATCGGGACATTCACCGCGTACTTTGCCGGTTCGCCGTCAAAGACCGCGAGGCACTGCTTTGCCACCGAGGTCGCGACATTCTTCTGCGCCTCGACCGTGCTCGCCCCCAGGTGCGGGGTGACGATGACATTGTCGAGGGCGAGGAGCGGCGACTCGAAGGGCGGTTCGTTCTCGAAGACGTCCAGGGCGGCGCCGGCGATCTTGCCAGAGACCAGGCCGTCGTACATCGCCTGCTCGTCGATGATCCCGCCGCGGGCGCAGTTGATCAGCCTGACCCCGTCCTTCATGGTGGCGATCCGCTCGGCATTGATCAGGTGCGTGGTCTCAGGCGTCAGCGGCGTGTGCACGGTGATGAAGTCGGCGACCTTGACCAGGTCGTCGATCCCCATCAACTCGACCCCGATCTGGGCGGCGTGCTCCTTGGTGACGAACGGGTCGAACCCGACGGTCTTCATCTCCATTGCCTGTGCACGCTTTGCGATCTCGCGGCCGATCCGGCCGAGCCCAACGATCCCGAGCGTCTTCTCGTTCAGTTCAACCCCCATGAACTTTGAACGCTTCCACTCCTTCTTCTTCAAGGACGCCGTCGCCTGCGGGATGTTGCGTGAAAGAGAGAACATCATGGCGATGGTGTGCTCGGTCGCCGCAAGGGTGTTGCCTGACGGCGCGTTGGCCACCGGGATCCCCCGGCGGGTCGCGGCATCGAGATCGATATTGTCGACACCTGCCCCTGCCCTGCCGATGAACTTCAGCTTCTCTCCGGCATCGATCACTTCAGCGGTGACCTGGGTGCCGCTCCGGACAAGGATGGCGTCGTAGTCTTTGATCGCCTCGACCAGTTGCTCTTCGGTGAGATCAGTGCGGACATCGACGTCGCACGTCTCCCGCAATATCTCTATACCTTCTTCAGCCAGCGCATCGCTGACAAGGACCTTGAATTGCAATGTAAACCCCAGAATATATACTCCCCTACAGGTATTCATGCTTTTTTATCGTCCAGAACCACATGCCGTACTCCGGTGCCATCCCTGATCCCTGTGGGCCCCGACGGCGCCTTCTGCCACATGCCAGAGAGGGAAACTCTTTGATCTCTCTGGGCCCAGATCATCATGATGAGCAGGGACGGGTGGATGGCGGCGACCGGCAAGGTGGTGAGCGTAGCGGGGGGTGCAGTCGACCTGCCGCGGGTGCGGGAAGGGACCAACACCTTTGTCATCCGCTCGCCAGACGGCGGGGCCCTCCAGTTCTCGATGCCCCTCCTCATCCCCGCCCCACTCCCCGCAGAGATCGATCGGCACGGGGCGGACGGTGCGACCTGGGCCATCATCGAAGCGGTGAAGCGCAGGGTGCCTGACGAACCCCACCTCCGCCCTCTCGGGGGACTGGACACCCCGCGGCCGCGGCGGTACGCCGCGTGGACCGAACCGGTCACCATTCTTCATTCAGAATCGGCGATGGGCTCTGGGCTCTGGAAGGCAGACCATGAAAATGTCCTGGCAGAGGACGGGTTCCACTGCACGGTGAAGGGAGCGGTCCCGTACCCTGGAGGTCCTGAACCGCGGACCGTCAGGCACCTCGGCGAGGAGGTGGCCGCCCTGGCCGACGGGGTCCTGGCAACGGCCAGGCAGGTGCCAGGAAGCACACTCAAAGACGCCGCCCTCTGGTCCCTTGACCAGAAAGCCCTCAGGGCCCGCCTGCCCGCAATGGGGCTCGTCGCCTTTCTCGGCGACGGCACCATGCCGGCGCGGACTTACACGCCCTTCAGGCAGCACTACCGGATCGCCGGACCAAAAGACGGGGTGCATATCCCCTTCCAGTGCCCTGAAACCCTGGAGCCGGTGGAGGTCGAACTCCCGGCAAGTGGGCGGGTCGTCACCGGCCTTGGGATACGACGCAGAGAGGCGCTGGTCATCTCAGGCTCGAATGCCCAGGGGAAGACCACGCTCATCCAGGCGATCAGGGCCGGCGAGGACGATCATGCCCCTGGCGACGGGCGGGAACTTGCCGTCACCGTGAGGGGAGCAAGGACCGCGGAGGCAGGAGGACTCGACCTCCATGGCGCCGATGTAAGCCTCTTCTTCCACCGCCTCCCCCCCGGCATGACCGGGACCACGAAGGCCGCCTTCGGGCAGGGGAGCGGGTCGATGACGATGGCCATGCAGTTCGCGGCGGCGATACGGGAGGAGGCCCCGCTCATCGTGGTGGACGAGGACAGGGCGGCGGCCAACCTCCTGGTCGCAAGTTGTCTTCAGGAGGAGGACGTCACCCCGCTTGCCAGGATCCTCGCGGGGGACCGGGAGGTGCTCGGCGATGCCACGCTCGTCATCGCCTCCTCCTCCCTCGACCCCCTCATCGCCCAGGCCGACCGGATCCTCGTGCTGCGGGGGCATCAGGCCGGGGCCGTCAGCAAGAGTGCGTTCAGGAGGGCGTACCTGGAGCATTTAGAGGGGTTGATGCGGCAGGTGGAAGGAGAGGGATAGCGGCGCGGGGCTGGCATAGATGACATCTCACCGCAAAATCTAAATATATGGTTTCCATTGCGCATATCTCCTGATTCCATTTCCCCAGATACATTCTACTCAAGTTAATCGGAGATCAGGCCCCATTAGACGAAGAAAGTTAACTAAGTTAATTTACTTTACACTGTGAATCAGATAAAAACCTATATCGCCACACTAAAAAAACCTATTTTTAAACCTAAAATCAGGTTTCACTCAATTAAATTTATTTAATCAGGAGAATAACAATGGACCGAACACTAACAATCATTATCCTCATCGCTGCCGTCGTTGCTGCGGTAGTTGCAGGTGCAGCCATATTTGCACCTCCAGATCAGCAGCCAGACCAACCGCAGACTCCCAGTCAGGGGAGCGGAGATCCTCACCAGGGCAATACAACCTCCCCTGAGTCGCACCCGACTCTCACCATCGTACCGACTGTCTCTCCGACAAACGAGACGCCGGTCACGACCCCTGTGCCGGTAAACACCACTACACCAGAAGTGACGGCCAATGTCACCGAAACCACCCCCGCACCGTCATCAGACTGGGGTGATTCCGGGAGTGACAGTTATACGCCACGGTACAGGACAGTCACCGACATGACCGGCGAAAAGGTCAGGATCCCCTATACCACCCATCGCGTCGTGACCCTCTACACTCCTGCGGCTGCGATGGTCATGGCAATCGATGGGGATGCCAGGCGCCTCGCAGGCGTCGATCGCTTTGCCTCCATCGACGAAGGCTTCCAGACCATCGACCCCTCCATCTCAGAGATCCCGGTCGTCAGCGGGACCGGCATCGAGGTGAACAAGGAAGCGATCCTCGCGGTCCACCCTGACGTGATCATCGCCGGTTCCTGGTCCAAGGAAGGACTCGAGGAGATCGGTGTCCCGGTCGTCTCCCTCACCACGAACGGTTTCGAAGATGTCCCAGGCGCCCTCACCGTCATCGGGGATGTCCTGAACAAGAAAGAACGCGCCGACGAGCTTGCCTCGTACCTCGACGACCACCGCTCGGCCCTTGTCGAGATGACCGCCGAGATCCCGGAGGACGACCAGGACAACGCCTACATCACCTGGAGGTCGCCGCTCCACACCTTCGCCGGCGGCGATTTCCACTCCCAGTGGGCCCATGACGCGGGCTGCCGCTTCGCCTCAGAAGAACTCACCGGCCATCGCCAGGAAGTGAACTTCGAGCAGATCGCCACCTGGAACCCGGACGTGATCATCCTCAGCAACAGCGGCGACCCCGAGGCCCTCCTCACCGACCCCACCTGGCAGGAGATCGAGGCCGTAAAGCACGGCAAGATCTACCGCATCCCGCGCTTTGTCGGCGACTGGGGCAGCCCGGTTCCCGAGTCGATCCTTGGTATGGAATGGCTTGCGAACGGCACCTACCCTGAGATCGTCGACCTCGATATGGTCGCCGAGACCCAGCACTTCTACAGCCTCTTCTACGACTACGACCTCTCTGAGGAGGAGGCCCGTGAGATCATGGGTCCGAATCCTGCACCGCATGTCAGAACCGTCACCGTGACCGACGGTGCAGGGAGAGAAGTCAAACTCGAACTGCCGGTGGAGCGTATCGTAACCAATTACCCGCCAGCAGTCAGGATGGTGACCACGCTCGGGGCCGCGGACCGGTTCGTGGGCGTCGACTCAGTCACCCAGTCACAGACCGACCAGTTTGTCTGTCTTCTTCACCCTGAGATCGCCGACCTCACCTGTGTCGGCAACCCGAGAAACCTGAACGTCGAGGCGGTCCTCGAATTGCAGCCCGACCTCGTGCTGGTCGCGGGATGGAACCGGGATAAACTTGAAGACCTCGAAGACAAGGGCCTGACCGTCTTTGGTGTCGTCGCTGAGAACCATGATCAGATGAAGAGCACGATGGACCAGCTCGGCAAGGCCCTTGAGTCTGAGGACGCAGCCGCTGATTTCACCGAGATCTATCAGAACACCCTTGACACCGCGACCTCCAGAGTCGAAGGTCTCCCAGAGAACCAGAAGCCCAAGGTCTTCCTTGGCGGATGTACAGGGATCTCCTCCACCGCAGGCGGCGAGATGTTCCAGAGCAGCCTCATCGAGGCCGCAGGCGGCAAAAATGTTGCATCAGAACTTGCAGGCTCCCACTGGGCCGATGTCAATACTGAGCAACTCCTCGCATGGAACCCTGACATCATCTTCCTCGTCCCATACCAGAGCACGTCCACGCCCGAGAATGTGATGGGCGACCCAGACCTCCAGACCATCACCGCAGTCAAGAACGGCCAGGTCTACTGGTTCCCCTCCAGAATCTGCGAATGGGACTCCCCCTCCCCACAGACCGCCCTCGGCCTGGAGTGGACCGCAAAAACCCTCCACCCCGACCTCTTCGGTGACATCGACGTGACCGCAGATGCAGACGCCTTCTACGAAGAGTTCTATGGCACGTCT
This window encodes:
- a CDS encoding P-loop domain-containing protein, yielding MMSRDGWMAATGKVVSVAGGAVDLPRVREGTNTFVIRSPDGGALQFSMPLLIPAPLPAEIDRHGADGATWAIIEAVKRRVPDEPHLRPLGGLDTPRPRRYAAWTEPVTILHSESAMGSGLWKADHENVLAEDGFHCTVKGAVPYPGGPEPRTVRHLGEEVAALADGVLATARQVPGSTLKDAALWSLDQKALRARLPAMGLVAFLGDGTMPARTYTPFRQHYRIAGPKDGVHIPFQCPETLEPVEVELPASGRVVTGLGIRRREALVISGSNAQGKTTLIQAIRAGEDDHAPGDGRELAVTVRGARTAEAGGLDLHGADVSLFFHRLPPGMTGTTKAAFGQGSGSMTMAMQFAAAIREEAPLIVVDEDRAAANLLVASCLQEEDVTPLARILAGDREVLGDATLVIASSSLDPLIAQADRILVLRGHQAGAVSKSAFRRAYLEHLEGLMRQVEGEG
- a CDS encoding SMI1/KNR4 family protein, encoding MLAMKKIHWENTEKKRDDFDELIPCIEKAFLLTFPEDFKTCAIENGGGSPSPCRFNVENKKEKKFTKLLSLNPRSKDFFWRHYVAAGWHPLGYRGDPYPIAQDAEGNYICLDYEGCYPPKIVYVTAKWATTGWKTIISDSFSAFLKMLY
- the serA gene encoding phosphoglycerate dehydrogenase; protein product: MNTCRGVYILGFTLQFKVLVSDALAEEGIEILRETCDVDVRTDLTEEQLVEAIKDYDAILVRSGTQVTAEVIDAGEKLKFIGRAGAGVDNIDLDAATRRGIPVANAPSGNTLAATEHTIAMMFSLSRNIPQATASLKKKEWKRSKFMGVELNEKTLGIVGLGRIGREIAKRAQAMEMKTVGFDPFVTKEHAAQIGVELMGIDDLVKVADFITVHTPLTPETTHLINAERIATMKDGVRLINCARGGIIDEQAMYDGLVSGKIAGAALDVFENEPPFESPLLALDNVIVTPHLGASTVEAQKNVATSVAKQCLAVFDGEPAKYAVNVPMVPPDRQEQVPPFAFLGEKMGKLVGQLVDGRVEKIEITYGGELSENRTNRFITRSILKGLLDPILREPVNFVNAEYVAKERGIQVAETVTKADAGFKNLITLKVTTDTMEETVSGTVFSKDRIRIVSIGGYTMDMVPEGSVIISRHLDKPGVIGRASTILGEAGINIAGMQVGRVKPGEEAIMVLNVDADVPAPVMEEIRAKVGIFSAKFATL
- a CDS encoding ABC transporter substrate-binding protein encodes the protein MDRTLTIIILIAAVVAAVVAGAAIFAPPDQQPDQPQTPSQGSGDPHQGNTTSPESHPTLTIVPTVSPTNETPVTTPVPVNTTTPEVTANVTETTPAPSSDWGDSGSDSYTPRYRTVTDMTGEKVRIPYTTHRVVTLYTPAAAMVMAIDGDARRLAGVDRFASIDEGFQTIDPSISEIPVVSGTGIEVNKEAILAVHPDVIIAGSWSKEGLEEIGVPVVSLTTNGFEDVPGALTVIGDVLNKKERADELASYLDDHRSALVEMTAEIPEDDQDNAYITWRSPLHTFAGGDFHSQWAHDAGCRFASEELTGHRQEVNFEQIATWNPDVIILSNSGDPEALLTDPTWQEIEAVKHGKIYRIPRFVGDWGSPVPESILGMEWLANGTYPEIVDLDMVAETQHFYSLFYDYDLSEEEAREIMGPNPAPHVRTVTVTDGAGREVKLELPVERIVTNYPPAVRMVTTLGAADRFVGVDSVTQSQTDQFVCLLHPEIADLTCVGNPRNLNVEAVLELQPDLVLVAGWNRDKLEDLEDKGLTVFGVVAENHDQMKSTMDQLGKALESEDAAADFTEIYQNTLDTATSRVEGLPENQKPKVFLGGCTGISSTAGGEMFQSSLIEAAGGKNVASELAGSHWADVNTEQLLAWNPDIIFLVPYQSTSTPENVMGDPDLQTITAVKNGQVYWFPSRICEWDSPSPQTALGLEWTAKTLHPDLFGDIDVTADADAFYEEFYGTSFTELGGTLPATNFPGNAEAASAQTPMQATV
- a CDS encoding SMI1/KNR4 family protein produces the protein MFKIVWDKEEVKQEIRSREGGRENSLGFWTPVQVFVNGLDITGLEEVPKGHISLFDDIFLSFFYVFYSLDPDHLQEKKFHMISNVKNNIDGGSFDLYVFLNKESDIVSLKYRNFVHPEYHIVEIPLKQFAEGILQSASEMLEEVLRIAPELEDDENYVVLKEDMDLIRNWYQERYEKTTNTLNTSIERKPLRVKEGRIRWIGVEGADDEEMIECVQKILDITFPDDYLSYVKKYPHGFPYPYNMIVDKEIRGGNSQFVNFLSFNPKDSVSYILNSYYAINRSSTGFNRIVPFAQALYYDLLCFDYRENFPPQIVYREYHKKGEEKPPITLCESFTELLGLMKRCE